In Ruania zhangjianzhongii, the following proteins share a genomic window:
- a CDS encoding iron chaperone, translating into MYLLDANAFMEASRLYYANEALQPLLEQVRAQLSASLPDAVEIMKFNMPGFAVGEATIAGYAAFSRQCGLYLSPGAITALADDLAAAGLKVSKTGVTFSPTKPIPDDFVRRLALASREDLGV; encoded by the coding sequence ATGTATCTCCTCGACGCCAATGCCTTCATGGAGGCCAGCAGGCTCTACTACGCCAATGAGGCCTTACAACCGCTGCTGGAGCAGGTGCGCGCGCAACTCTCTGCTTCTCTTCCGGATGCAGTGGAGATCATGAAGTTCAACATGCCCGGGTTTGCGGTGGGTGAGGCCACCATCGCCGGTTACGCCGCCTTCAGCCGACAGTGCGGCCTTTACCTCTCACCCGGTGCCATCACGGCACTCGCCGACGACCTCGCTGCCGCCGGTCTCAAGGTGAGCAAGACCGGCGTCACTTTCTCTCCCACCAAGCCCATCCCGGACGATTTCGTCCGACGTCTCGCCCTGGCGTCCCGGGAGGACCTGGGCGTTTAA
- a CDS encoding type II toxin-antitoxin system HicB family antitoxin yields the protein MTGTLGQPQVNAAHYGYRVVWSAEDGEYFATCLEFPSLSWVAGTRNAAIDGLEALLNDVLEDMRAQGEEVPVPMSERRYSGTFNVRLGEHLHRSLAMHAAEERVSLNQYVSKKLAAG from the coding sequence GTGACAGGCACGCTCGGACAACCGCAGGTCAATGCCGCGCACTACGGCTACCGCGTGGTGTGGTCGGCAGAGGACGGGGAGTACTTCGCCACGTGCCTAGAGTTCCCATCGTTGTCGTGGGTGGCAGGGACGAGGAACGCCGCGATTGACGGCCTTGAAGCGCTTCTGAACGACGTACTGGAGGACATGCGCGCCCAGGGAGAAGAAGTGCCCGTCCCCATGTCGGAGCGGCGTTACTCCGGAACCTTCAATGTGCGCCTCGGGGAGCACCTCCATCGCTCGCTGGCGATGCATGCCGCGGAGGAGCGGGTGAGCCTCAACCAGTATGTGAGCAAGAAGCTCGCCGCCGGCTGA
- a CDS encoding dipeptide ABC transporter ATP-binding protein, giving the protein MSSSLGGHSASAEAVFEVRDLHVAIGKNEIVRGVDLSLQRGGTLGIVGESGSGKSMTVLAATGLLDAPGARVSGSALVRDDRLGEQQLVGASAKALRKVHGDAIGFVFQDPSTSLNPLLTLERQITESLEAHRGMTRRSARTRALELLTAVGLPDPELRLDAYPHQLSGGQRQRVMIAIALACDPALLIADEPTTALDVTTQAQIISLVRDLQEQRGTAVVWISHDLGVIGQVADEVVVLREGVTVEQRPIVDLVDDPQHPYTRELLAARPRLGGSPPPPVDADGAVLLDVQDLDVQFGVSTPTGRSVVHAVQEVSFQVRRGRTLGVVGESGSGKSTIANALTGLVSAGGAATLDGVPLLGRVPRALRRRLAMVFQDPFSSLDPRIRAGDAIAEPLKVHRLHPGRGRQRVGELLDLVHLPAAFASRFPHELSGGQRQRVSIARALALEPDLLILDEATASLDASIQAQVLELLRDLQQELELTYLFIAHDLAIVQQMSHDVLVMQQGVAVEYRPAAELFAAPAEEYTRTLMAAIPPERPRAAIG; this is encoded by the coding sequence ATGAGCAGCTCTCTGGGCGGGCACAGCGCTTCCGCGGAAGCGGTGTTCGAGGTCCGCGACCTGCACGTGGCGATCGGGAAGAACGAGATCGTGCGCGGGGTGGACCTCTCCCTGCAGCGCGGCGGAACCCTAGGCATCGTGGGTGAGTCCGGGTCGGGCAAGTCGATGACCGTGCTCGCCGCGACCGGGTTGCTCGATGCGCCCGGGGCGCGTGTGAGCGGCTCGGCGCTGGTGCGCGATGACCGGCTCGGCGAGCAGCAGCTGGTGGGTGCCAGTGCGAAGGCGCTGCGCAAGGTGCACGGGGACGCCATCGGGTTCGTGTTCCAGGACCCGTCCACCTCGCTGAACCCGCTGCTGACGTTGGAGCGGCAGATCACCGAGTCCCTGGAAGCGCACCGGGGAATGACGAGGCGCAGTGCACGTACACGTGCGCTGGAACTGCTCACCGCCGTCGGCCTTCCCGACCCGGAGCTGCGGTTGGACGCCTACCCGCACCAGCTCTCCGGCGGGCAACGCCAGCGGGTGATGATCGCGATCGCGCTGGCCTGCGACCCGGCACTGCTGATCGCCGACGAGCCGACCACCGCACTGGATGTGACCACGCAGGCGCAGATCATTTCCCTGGTGCGCGACTTGCAGGAGCAGCGCGGCACGGCGGTGGTCTGGATCAGCCACGATCTCGGCGTGATCGGGCAGGTGGCAGACGAGGTGGTGGTGCTGCGCGAGGGGGTGACGGTGGAGCAGCGGCCGATCGTGGACCTGGTGGACGATCCGCAGCACCCCTACACCCGCGAACTACTGGCGGCCCGGCCGCGGCTGGGCGGGTCGCCGCCACCACCGGTGGACGCTGACGGTGCGGTGCTGCTGGACGTGCAGGATCTGGATGTGCAGTTCGGGGTGTCCACGCCGACCGGGCGTTCGGTGGTGCACGCGGTGCAGGAGGTGTCCTTCCAGGTGCGGCGCGGGCGGACGCTGGGCGTGGTGGGGGAGTCCGGGTCGGGGAAGTCGACGATTGCCAATGCGCTGACCGGGCTGGTGTCGGCCGGGGGCGCGGCGACGCTCGACGGCGTGCCGCTGCTCGGGCGGGTGCCGCGGGCGCTGCGGCGCCGGCTGGCGATGGTGTTCCAGGACCCGTTCTCGTCGCTGGATCCGCGGATCCGGGCCGGGGATGCGATTGCGGAGCCGTTGAAGGTGCATCGGCTGCATCCGGGCCGCGGCAGGCAGCGGGTGGGGGAGCTGTTGGACCTGGTGCACCTGCCGGCGGCGTTCGCCTCCCGGTTCCCGCACGAGCTCTCCGGCGGGCAACGCCAACGGGTCTCGATCGCGCGGGCGCTGGCGTTGGAACCGGACCTGCTGATCCTCGATGAGGCGACCGCGTCCTTGGATGCCTCGATCCAGGCGCAGGTGCTGGAGTTGCTCCGGGATCTGCAGCAGGAGCTGGAGCTGACCTACCTGTTCATCGCCCACGACCTGGCGATCGTGCAGCAGATGAGCCACGACGTGCTGGTGATGCAGCAGGGCGTCGCCGTGGAGTACCGGCCCGCAGCCGAGCTGTTCGCCGCGCCCGCGGAGGAGTACACACGGACCTTGATGGCGGCGATCCCGCCGGAGCGGCCGCGGGCCGCGATTGGGTGA
- a CDS encoding helix-turn-helix domain-containing protein, which produces MAERTYLPTEEPGLAEVYSFLDAHEGIHGTRVRPRCLLVGENDQVELPAPMYQLLLQVVESLRAGRAVTVAPHATTLTTQQAADLLGVSRPTVVRLIDAGELPAERPGNRRKVLLRDVLDYRERRRAQQYEMLAATAIDIDDEDDPVAVAAQLREVRNVVADRRRA; this is translated from the coding sequence ATGGCCGAACGCACCTACCTGCCGACAGAAGAGCCCGGCCTCGCGGAGGTGTACAGCTTTCTCGATGCGCATGAAGGCATCCACGGCACACGCGTGCGGCCCAGATGCCTCCTCGTCGGTGAGAACGACCAGGTCGAACTGCCTGCTCCGATGTACCAACTCCTCCTCCAGGTGGTCGAATCCCTGCGAGCAGGACGCGCCGTCACGGTCGCACCCCACGCCACCACCCTGACGACGCAGCAAGCAGCCGACCTCCTTGGCGTCTCACGACCGACGGTGGTGCGTCTGATCGATGCCGGAGAATTGCCTGCAGAGCGGCCGGGAAATCGCCGGAAGGTGTTGCTCCGTGACGTGCTGGACTACCGCGAACGGCGTCGTGCACAGCAGTACGAGATGCTTGCCGCCACCGCGATCGACATCGACGACGAGGACGATCCCGTCGCTGTTGCGGCCCAGTTGCGAGAGGTTCGCAATGTCGTAGCCGACCGCCGCCGAGCCTGA
- a CDS encoding PIN domain-containing protein, with the protein MIAAVLDTCVLWPSLQRDVLLSLAIQGLYRPLWSSSILAELEEHEARKLVRRGASGADAETAAKHLITQMERAFDDSCVQGWEPLEGNFSLPDPDDEHVVAAAVVGGAEAIVTANLPDFPAGRVPARIRVQPPNEFVLQTVKIDSYRGFCAVQELALRYQRPQRSVHELLLLMEARYDMGAATEIIRREADQA; encoded by the coding sequence ATGATCGCTGCCGTTCTCGACACGTGCGTGCTGTGGCCAAGTCTGCAGCGCGACGTCCTTTTAAGCTTGGCAATCCAAGGGTTGTATCGACCGTTGTGGTCGTCTTCGATCCTTGCCGAGCTGGAGGAGCATGAAGCGCGGAAGCTCGTCCGCCGCGGTGCCAGTGGTGCCGACGCCGAGACCGCGGCGAAGCATCTCATCACCCAGATGGAGAGGGCGTTCGATGACTCGTGCGTCCAGGGGTGGGAGCCACTGGAGGGCAACTTCAGCCTGCCCGACCCTGACGACGAACACGTGGTCGCCGCGGCGGTGGTCGGCGGCGCGGAAGCGATCGTCACGGCGAACCTCCCGGACTTCCCCGCCGGTCGAGTGCCCGCCCGGATCCGCGTGCAACCACCGAACGAGTTCGTGCTCCAGACCGTCAAGATCGATTCATACCGTGGATTCTGCGCCGTGCAAGAACTCGCGCTCCGATACCAGCGGCCGCAGCGCAGCGTCCACGAACTGCTCCTCCTGATGGAAGCGCGGTACGACATGGGCGCCGCGACAGAGATCATCCGCCGCGAGGCAGATCAAGCCTAA
- a CDS encoding helix-turn-helix domain-containing protein, which yields MTTLSDDELAVQAVGRAVRAGRKRLGLSVQQFADRAEVSLGLVSTLERGQGNPSLHTLRRLAGVLGLPVGELLEPALEDVTVIRNDQRHQLPVPDGPAEQRVIRELLTPRGDTRLQVIRSTLPAGFTNEAHPFRHLATESVTVVTGRLLIVHGESRNELGPGDTATYGCETPHWWANLADEPTVVLGAVTAADR from the coding sequence ATGACGACTCTCAGCGATGACGAGCTCGCGGTGCAGGCCGTGGGGCGGGCCGTGCGGGCCGGGCGCAAGCGCCTGGGGCTGTCGGTGCAGCAGTTCGCGGACCGGGCGGAGGTCAGTCTCGGGCTGGTGTCCACGCTGGAGCGCGGTCAAGGGAATCCCTCGCTGCACACGCTCAGGCGCCTCGCAGGCGTTCTCGGCCTACCGGTCGGCGAGCTCCTCGAACCGGCGCTCGAGGACGTCACGGTCATCCGCAACGACCAGCGCCACCAGCTCCCGGTCCCGGACGGTCCCGCCGAGCAGCGCGTCATCCGCGAGCTGCTCACCCCCCGCGGGGACACCCGCCTCCAAGTGATCCGCTCCACCCTGCCGGCCGGGTTCACCAACGAGGCGCACCCGTTCCGGCACCTGGCCACCGAGTCCGTCACCGTCGTCACCGGCCGCCTGCTCATCGTTCACGGTGAGAGTCGCAACGAGCTCGGCCCGGGGGACACCGCCACCTACGGCTGCGAGACCCCGCACTGGTGGGCCAACCTCGCCGACGAGCCCACCGTCGTCCTCGGCGCGGTCACTGCCGCTGACCGATAA
- a CDS encoding ABC transporter permease — protein sequence MRGSPRALLVFLGRRLVYSAVVLLGVMVVTFAIVQLVPGDPIRLALGTRYNPEAYQALLEASGLDRPLPEQFFSYIAGALTGDLGVSFRSGQPVTVLLLERLPATVSLAVVGIGLALLIALPAGIWAGLREGRVADAIVRVTSQFGVSVPDFWMGLLLITLFSGMLGWLPSSGYTPLAEDPGGWARQVVLPALTVGLVAAAILTRYVRAAVLEVAHSGFVRTARSKGLSPKVVTLRHVVRNALVPVLTIVGIQLATIASGVIVVEVVFAWPGLGRLVYESVAARDYAMIQGAVLLIAAMFLLINLIVDVCYALVDPRIRLS from the coding sequence GTGCGGGGATCCCCACGCGCGCTGCTGGTCTTCCTCGGCCGGCGCCTGGTCTACTCCGCCGTGGTACTGCTCGGGGTGATGGTGGTGACGTTCGCCATCGTGCAGCTGGTGCCCGGGGACCCGATCCGCCTGGCGCTGGGCACCCGGTACAACCCGGAGGCCTACCAGGCGCTGCTGGAAGCCAGCGGGCTGGACCGGCCGCTGCCCGAGCAGTTCTTCTCCTACATCGCCGGCGCGCTCACCGGGGACCTGGGGGTGAGCTTCCGCTCCGGGCAGCCGGTGACCGTGCTGCTGCTCGAGCGGCTGCCGGCCACAGTGTCTCTGGCGGTGGTGGGCATCGGGCTCGCGCTGCTGATCGCCCTGCCCGCCGGGATCTGGGCCGGGCTGCGCGAGGGCCGCGTGGCCGATGCGATCGTGCGGGTGACCAGCCAGTTCGGGGTGTCTGTGCCGGACTTCTGGATGGGGCTGCTGCTGATCACCCTGTTCTCCGGGATGCTCGGCTGGTTGCCGTCCTCCGGGTACACGCCGCTCGCCGAGGACCCCGGCGGGTGGGCCCGGCAGGTGGTGCTGCCGGCGCTGACCGTGGGCCTGGTGGCCGCCGCGATCCTCACCCGGTACGTGCGCGCCGCCGTGCTGGAGGTCGCGCACAGCGGGTTTGTGCGTACCGCTCGGTCGAAGGGGCTGAGCCCGAAGGTGGTGACGCTGCGGCACGTGGTGCGCAACGCCCTGGTGCCGGTACTGACCATCGTGGGTATCCAGCTGGCCACGATCGCCTCCGGGGTGATCGTGGTGGAGGTGGTGTTCGCCTGGCCCGGGCTGGGCCGGCTGGTGTATGAGTCGGTGGCCGCCCGCGACTACGCGATGATCCAGGGGGCGGTGCTGCTGATCGCGGCGATGTTCCTGTTGATCAACCTGATCGTGGACGTCTGTTACGCACTCGTCGATCCGAGGATCCGGCTGTCATGA
- a CDS encoding ImmA/IrrE family metallo-endopeptidase, translated as MRSEGSAGHPHAAAGRPADLTSAAGLQSGPDRKRRQVMSVRVNVVPAVVSWALDAAADPSSLRQRFAIDQWLSRQKEPTLKQLQGFARAAGIPFGYLLLPEPPQWTLPIPDFREGFTGRDTPSADLIAVINQSQRRQAWYREYALGMGAVPLPFVGSARGRDPLETAATIRAALRFEVQHRRGTWADTRKALLQGFESLGGLTVATSMVENNTHRLLNADEFRGFTLIDDIAPLVFVNTGQTLNGQLFTLIHECAHVWHGSAGLGNEDAGSSPRSTTERWCNAVASEVLVPRDELEARHRRLVDVGLTDALDQLAAQFRCGTLVVLHALHRTGVRAIDDFAAAYDAEVTRLRELRDISQKRDRPGGDHYHNQPYRVGERLSRALIADALEGHTTIDEAMALMSMRSLSSFDEYSRRLGAA; from the coding sequence GTGAGATCCGAAGGCAGCGCCGGCCATCCACATGCCGCGGCAGGACGGCCCGCGGACCTAACTTCTGCGGCAGGATTGCAGTCAGGACCAGATCGGAAGAGGAGGCAGGTGATGTCCGTTCGCGTCAACGTCGTACCAGCGGTCGTGTCCTGGGCGCTCGATGCGGCAGCCGACCCCTCCTCCCTCCGGCAGCGATTCGCTATCGATCAATGGTTGTCCCGCCAGAAGGAACCCACGCTCAAACAACTCCAGGGCTTCGCTCGAGCGGCCGGGATCCCGTTCGGCTACCTCCTGCTACCGGAGCCGCCACAATGGACGCTCCCGATTCCGGATTTCCGCGAGGGCTTCACCGGACGGGACACGCCGAGCGCCGACCTGATCGCGGTGATCAACCAGTCTCAGCGTCGGCAGGCCTGGTACCGCGAGTACGCACTCGGCATGGGCGCTGTGCCCTTGCCGTTCGTCGGGTCTGCACGCGGCCGTGATCCGCTCGAGACCGCTGCCACTATCCGCGCCGCGCTGCGCTTCGAAGTGCAGCACCGGCGCGGAACGTGGGCTGACACCCGCAAGGCACTGCTGCAGGGTTTCGAGTCTCTCGGGGGCCTCACGGTCGCAACTTCCATGGTCGAGAACAACACGCATCGGCTCCTGAATGCCGACGAGTTCCGTGGCTTCACCTTGATCGATGACATCGCTCCGCTGGTGTTCGTGAACACCGGGCAGACGTTGAACGGCCAGTTGTTCACCCTGATTCATGAGTGCGCCCACGTCTGGCACGGGTCCGCGGGCCTCGGCAACGAGGATGCCGGGTCCAGCCCTCGTTCCACGACCGAACGCTGGTGCAACGCTGTCGCGTCCGAGGTCCTGGTGCCGCGTGATGAACTCGAGGCACGCCACCGCCGCCTCGTCGATGTCGGACTCACTGACGCTCTGGACCAGCTTGCCGCCCAGTTCCGGTGCGGCACGCTGGTCGTGCTGCACGCACTGCACCGTACGGGGGTGCGCGCTATCGATGACTTCGCAGCCGCCTACGACGCGGAAGTCACGCGACTGCGCGAACTGAGAGACATCAGCCAGAAGCGGGACCGGCCAGGCGGAGATCATTACCACAACCAGCCCTATCGAGTGGGCGAGCGCCTCTCCCGTGCCCTGATCGCCGATGCCCTCGAAGGGCACACCACCATAGACGAGGCAATGGCGCTCATGTCCATGCGGTCCTTGAGCAGCTTCGACGAGTACAGCCGCCGCCTCGGAGCGGCGTGA
- a CDS encoding DUF1028 domain-containing protein: MTYTVLALDRDRSAIGVATASCALAVGAVVPALDPRVGAVASQAWTNERLRGLVLGAVHDGDSPAAALDRLGSWDSEVELRQVGVLGVDGRGSAFTGRATTAWRGHEIDDGVVVLGNILTGPEVLGAMRAGLRLNNSAAPVGVDELASALVGALAAGEAAGGDSRGRQSVALLVGAVGAEVLEYDLRVDDAVDPVGELARLVDVRAGVIGQRQ; encoded by the coding sequence ATGACCTACACCGTGCTGGCTCTGGACCGTGATCGCTCGGCGATCGGGGTGGCGACGGCGAGCTGTGCGCTGGCGGTGGGTGCGGTGGTGCCGGCGTTGGATCCGCGGGTGGGGGCTGTGGCCAGCCAGGCGTGGACGAACGAGCGCCTGCGGGGGCTGGTGCTGGGAGCGGTTCACGATGGCGACTCCCCCGCCGCGGCGTTGGATCGGCTCGGGTCCTGGGATAGCGAGGTGGAACTGCGACAAGTGGGTGTGCTCGGTGTGGATGGGCGCGGTTCGGCTTTCACGGGTAGGGCCACCACGGCGTGGCGGGGGCACGAGATCGACGACGGCGTAGTCGTGTTGGGAAATATCCTCACCGGGCCTGAGGTGCTCGGGGCGATGCGGGCGGGTCTGCGGCTCAACAATTCTGCTGCGCCCGTGGGGGTGGATGAGCTCGCGTCGGCATTGGTCGGCGCCTTGGCGGCCGGCGAGGCTGCCGGCGGGGACTCCCGTGGCCGGCAGAGCGTGGCTCTGCTGGTGGGGGCCGTGGGTGCGGAGGTGCTGGAGTATGACCTGCGGGTCGACGACGCCGTGGACCCGGTGGGTGAGCTGGCTCGGTTGGTGGACGTGCGGGCTGGGGTTATCGGTCAGCGGCAGTGA
- a CDS encoding addiction module protein — translation MASKPENYIAEGKALDSKELEIAALALQQIDESEQVEVDSPWEDVVTRRLEELKSGKVEAVNGRETREMGRSLLAQRRR, via the coding sequence ATGGCCTCGAAGCCGGAGAACTACATCGCGGAGGGCAAGGCTCTCGACTCCAAGGAACTCGAGATCGCCGCTCTTGCGCTTCAGCAGATCGATGAGTCGGAGCAGGTCGAAGTCGATAGCCCCTGGGAGGATGTGGTCACCCGCAGGCTCGAGGAGTTGAAGAGCGGGAAGGTCGAGGCGGTGAACGGCCGCGAGACTCGTGAGATGGGTCGCAGCCTGCTTGCACAGCGGCGCAGGTGA
- a CDS encoding ABC transporter permease, which yields MSTTEDRPTAEGRVGEARLGSLRLLAASPVTVAAAVVLVVVVIVALTAQWIAPYGINDVDVARALQGPSGAHPLGTDDLGRDILSRVMIAAGTSLQVALVSVVFAFCVGVPIGIVSGYVGGWLDTVLMRIVDVMFAFPVLLLALAIVAILQPGLATTMLAIGIVFTPIFARVARASTLSVRVEPYVQVAQTMGTPGMRILGRHVLPNITGPLIVQTSLSLAFAILSEAALSFLGLGIQPPDPSWGGMLFAAQGFVSQAWWMSVFPGLAIFVTVLACNLLGDGLRDVLDPKHRTRMEARQR from the coding sequence ATGAGCACTACTGAGGATCGCCCGACGGCGGAGGGCCGGGTTGGCGAGGCCAGGCTGGGTTCGCTGCGGCTACTCGCCGCCAGCCCGGTCACCGTGGCTGCCGCCGTGGTGCTCGTGGTGGTGGTGATCGTGGCGCTGACCGCGCAGTGGATCGCCCCGTACGGCATCAATGACGTGGACGTGGCCCGGGCACTGCAGGGCCCGAGCGGGGCGCACCCACTGGGCACTGACGATCTGGGCCGGGACATCCTCTCTCGGGTGATGATCGCTGCGGGCACCTCGCTGCAGGTGGCGCTGGTCTCGGTGGTGTTCGCATTCTGCGTGGGGGTGCCGATCGGGATCGTCTCCGGGTACGTGGGCGGCTGGCTGGACACCGTGCTGATGCGGATCGTGGACGTGATGTTCGCCTTCCCGGTGCTGCTGCTGGCGCTGGCGATCGTGGCCATCCTGCAACCGGGACTGGCGACGACGATGCTCGCCATCGGGATCGTGTTCACCCCGATCTTCGCGCGGGTGGCGCGAGCCTCCACCCTCTCGGTCCGGGTGGAGCCGTACGTGCAGGTCGCCCAGACGATGGGCACCCCTGGCATGCGGATCTTGGGCCGGCACGTGCTGCCGAACATCACTGGGCCGCTGATCGTGCAGACCTCGCTGTCGCTGGCGTTCGCGATCCTGTCCGAAGCGGCACTCTCGTTCCTGGGGTTGGGGATTCAGCCACCGGACCCGAGTTGGGGCGGGATGCTGTTCGCCGCGCAGGGATTCGTCTCCCAGGCGTGGTGGATGAGCGTGTTCCCCGGGCTGGCGATCTTCGTGACCGTGCTCGCCTGCAACCTGCTCGGGGACGGGCTGCGGGACGTGCTCGACCCCAAGCACCGGACCCGGATGGAGGCGAGGCAACGATGA
- a CDS encoding ABC transporter substrate-binding protein has protein sequence MRRAAPLTAAVAGLALLAACSTGEPVDVGDGTDTGGGETTAQTLNVAIGGEPDQLDPNKTSSYFSFQVLENVYDTLVETDANLEMQPALAESWDISEDQLTWTFHLREGVTFHDGSDFTAEDVVYSYNRIIDEELSNAWKFTSIENIEAPDDLTVEITLSQPTPNLLSNLGGFKGMAIVDQANVESDEITTAPVGTGPFSFEEWTSGDHITLTANPDYWGGAPEIAGVEFQFISEPSTALAALQSGEVQWTDVIPPQQVEQLQGEDQIELGVTPSSDYWYLALNEANEPWDDVRARQAIAYAIDREAIIQAVSYGNAAANQLAIPEQSIWYTEYSTYSRDMDKAQELLDQAGVTGGTIDFMATTEYPETVTAAQIIAANLEPLGITVEIRQPDFSTWLDEQNSGNFDLLMMGWLGNIDPDDFYYNQHHSEGTSNAQGYANPEVDQLLEAARTETDQDARYDLYAEAATIIADEASYIYLYNPSVIQAWSPELTGYEVLPDRAIRFRDVQLTEG, from the coding sequence ATGCGACGCGCCGCACCCCTGACCGCCGCTGTGGCCGGCCTCGCTCTGCTCGCGGCGTGCTCGACCGGTGAGCCGGTGGACGTCGGCGACGGTACCGACACCGGCGGCGGCGAGACAACCGCCCAAACCCTGAACGTGGCCATCGGCGGTGAACCGGACCAGCTGGACCCGAACAAGACCTCCTCCTACTTCTCCTTCCAGGTGCTGGAGAACGTGTACGACACTCTGGTGGAGACTGACGCCAATCTGGAGATGCAACCCGCGCTGGCCGAGTCCTGGGACATCAGCGAGGACCAGCTCACCTGGACCTTCCACCTGCGCGAGGGCGTCACCTTCCACGACGGCTCGGACTTCACGGCGGAGGACGTGGTCTACTCCTACAACCGGATCATCGACGAGGAGCTCTCCAACGCCTGGAAGTTCACCTCGATCGAGAACATCGAAGCCCCGGACGATCTCACCGTGGAGATCACCCTGTCCCAGCCCACTCCGAACCTGCTCTCCAACCTCGGCGGCTTCAAGGGGATGGCGATCGTGGACCAGGCGAACGTGGAGTCCGACGAGATCACCACCGCCCCGGTGGGCACCGGCCCGTTCTCCTTCGAGGAGTGGACCTCCGGGGACCACATCACCCTGACCGCGAACCCGGACTACTGGGGCGGGGCCCCGGAGATCGCCGGGGTGGAGTTCCAGTTCATCTCCGAACCCTCCACCGCCCTGGCCGCCCTGCAGTCCGGGGAGGTGCAGTGGACCGACGTGATCCCGCCGCAGCAAGTAGAACAGCTCCAAGGTGAGGACCAGATCGAACTGGGCGTCACGCCGTCGAGCGACTACTGGTACCTGGCGCTGAACGAGGCCAACGAACCCTGGGACGACGTGCGCGCCCGGCAGGCGATCGCCTACGCGATCGACCGGGAGGCAATCATCCAGGCCGTCTCCTACGGCAACGCCGCCGCGAACCAGCTCGCCATCCCAGAGCAGAGCATCTGGTACACCGAGTACAGCACCTACAGCCGGGACATGGACAAGGCCCAGGAGCTCCTCGACCAGGCCGGGGTCACCGGCGGCACCATCGACTTCATGGCCACCACCGAGTACCCGGAGACGGTCACCGCCGCGCAGATCATCGCCGCCAACCTCGAACCGCTCGGCATCACCGTGGAGATCCGGCAACCGGACTTCTCCACCTGGCTCGACGAGCAGAACTCCGGCAACTTCGACCTGCTGATGATGGGCTGGCTGGGCAACATCGACCCGGACGACTTCTACTACAACCAGCACCACAGCGAGGGCACCTCCAACGCCCAGGGCTACGCCAACCCCGAGGTGGACCAGCTGCTGGAGGCCGCCCGCACCGAGACCGACCAGGACGCCCGCTACGACCTCTACGCCGAGGCCGCCACGATCATCGCCGACGAAGCCAGCTACATCTACCTGTACAACCCGTCGGTGATCCAGGCGTGGAGCCCCGAGCTGACCGGGTACGAGGTGCTGCCGGACCGGGCGATCCGGTTCCGGGACGTGCAGCTCACGGAGGGCTGA